A stretch of Cucumis sativus cultivar 9930 chromosome 2, Cucumber_9930_V3, whole genome shotgun sequence DNA encodes these proteins:
- the LOC101207334 gene encoding UBP1-associated proteins 1C, which produces MVWFQCEDCGDNLKKPKLPNHFRTCSATKLSCIDCGQTFGQESVQGHTQCITEAEKYGPKGQGAAMSVTTPKSNKDSKQQPDFDILVGLSERPPWFCSLCNTKATSKQTLLLHAEGKKHKAKARGFHAAKKQSNQTEETVPDQKLAAVGTPKCEVAVNGRVGAEKLQDQLEAKSELGKFEEENGASHTKKKRKRDAVDGASTEKTKDDDPNRGNGEVIQATEAEIEPIKDEARASKPLKEDLKMKIKWKKLITSILKSNPDGVLKLSKLRKLTLKSIRESGVTEDETKLIGMLDQKINSSSKFAVEKKYVRLTAKA; this is translated from the exons ATGGTGTGGTTTCAATGCGAGGATTGCGGCGACAATCTCAAGAAACCCAAGCTGCCAAATCACTTCAGAACTTGTTCCGCTACCAAG TTGTCTTGCATCGATTGTGGACAAACCTTTGGGCAGGAAAGCGTACAAGGCCATACTCAATGTATCACAGAAGCG GAGAAATATGGTCCGAAGGGGCAAGGAGCAGCCATGAGTGTCACCACCCCCAAGTCCAATAAGGATTCAAAACAACAACCTGATTTTGATATCCTCGTTGGATTATCTGAGCGCCCTCCTTGGTTTTGCAg TCTTTGCAATACCAAGGCTACTAGTAAACAGACTTTGCTGCTTCATGCAGAAGGAAAGAAGCACAAAGCAAAAGCCCGTGGGTTTCATGCTGcaaaaaaacaatctaatcaGACGGAGGAAACTGTTCCAGATCAAAAGCTTGCTGCTGTTGGCACTCCCAAATGCGAAGTTGCTGTAAATGGACGTGTTGGGGCTGAAAAGTTGCAAGATCAGCTTGAAGCTAAAAGTGAACTTGGaaagtttgaagaagaaaatggtgcTTCACACacgaagaaaaagaggaaacgAGATGCTGTGGATGGTGCTTCAACAGAAAAGACTAAAGATGATGATCCAAATAGAGGTAATGGGGAGGTTATTCAGGCAACCGAAGCTGAAATTGAGCCAATAAAGGATGAGGCCAGAGCGTCCAAACCTCtgaaagaagatttgaaaatgaagattaaGTGGAAAAAGCTGATAACGTCAATTTTGAAATCT AATCCTGATGGTGTTCTTAAGTTGtcaaaactaagaaaactcaCCTTGAAGTCTATTCGTGAATCCGGTGTCACAGAAGATGAAACCAAACTTATTGGGATGCTTGATCAAAAG ATCAATTCAAGTTCAAAATTTGCTGTTGAGAAGAAATATGTTCGGCTAACAGCTAAAGCTTGA
- the LOC101207093 gene encoding uncharacterized protein LOC101207093 isoform X2: MDPNGKMDQTVQLVKSVSDKHLDLLRPSARICSIFKGQGKDAPDHIRSKYTLLRDVEDAQVGLYDKPLPCFGCGIGWFSFLLGFFFPLLWYYATILYFWNARRDPRERAGLAASAIAALACSILLLIVVAVLL, translated from the exons ATGGATCCAA ATGGAAAAATGGACCAGACGGTGCAACTGGTGAAATCGGTCTCTGATAAGCATCTTGATCTTTTGAGGCCATCTGCCCGAATTTGTTCAATATTCAAAG GCCAAGGAAAAGATGCTCCAGACCACATAAGGAGCAAATACACACTTCTCAGAGATGTAGAGGATGCTCAAGTAGGGCTATATGACAAGCCTCTCCCGTGTTTTGGCTGCGGAATAGGATGGTTTTC TTTCCTCCTGGGGTTTTTTTTCCCATTGCTGTGGTACTATGCCACGATTCTCTACTTCTGGAATGCTCGCAGAGATCCAAGGGAACGAGCTGGATTAGCTGCGTCTGCCATTGCT GCACTTGCATGTTCAATCCTCTTGTTAATCGTGGTAGCTGTTCTTCTATGA
- the LOC101207093 gene encoding uncharacterized protein LOC101207093 isoform X1 produces MKSSFGQARLPIHLTAFGRLKSSIRFTKWILRILRVHSSINTGFSMDPNGKMDQTVQLVKSVSDKHLDLLRPSARICSIFKGQGKDAPDHIRSKYTLLRDVEDAQVGLYDKPLPCFGCGIGWFSFLLGFFFPLLWYYATILYFWNARRDPRERAGLAASAIAALACSILLLIVVAVLL; encoded by the exons ATGAAGTCTAGTTTTGGTCAAGCTAGGTTACCTATTCATCTGACGGCTTTTGGAAGATTGAAAAGTTCCATAAG GTTTACAAAGTGGATACTGCGAATTCTAAGAGTTCATTCTTCCATAAACACCGGCTTCAGCATGGATCCAA ATGGAAAAATGGACCAGACGGTGCAACTGGTGAAATCGGTCTCTGATAAGCATCTTGATCTTTTGAGGCCATCTGCCCGAATTTGTTCAATATTCAAAG GCCAAGGAAAAGATGCTCCAGACCACATAAGGAGCAAATACACACTTCTCAGAGATGTAGAGGATGCTCAAGTAGGGCTATATGACAAGCCTCTCCCGTGTTTTGGCTGCGGAATAGGATGGTTTTC TTTCCTCCTGGGGTTTTTTTTCCCATTGCTGTGGTACTATGCCACGATTCTCTACTTCTGGAATGCTCGCAGAGATCCAAGGGAACGAGCTGGATTAGCTGCGTCTGCCATTGCT GCACTTGCATGTTCAATCCTCTTGTTAATCGTGGTAGCTGTTCTTCTATGA
- the LOC101206856 gene encoding pre-mRNA cleavage factor Im 25 kDa subunit 1 — MGDDGRLHAIDDDDASSAHQLSYIDIYPLSNYYFGSKEPLLFKDETLSDRVLRMKSNYAAHGLRTCVEAVMLVELFKHPHLLLFQIRNSIFKLPGGRIRPNESDIDGLTRKLTKKLSANGASDASHWEVSECLGMWWRPDFETLLFPYLSTNVKGAKECTKLFLVKLPESRKFVVPKNLKLIAVPLCQIHENHKTYGPIISGIPQLLSKFSFNIIGT; from the exons ATGGGTGACGACGGACGTCTGCATGCTATTGACGACGACGATGCTTCTTCCGCCCACCAGCTCTCTTACATCGATATCTACCCTCTCAGCAACTACTACTTTGGATCCAAAGAGCCTCTTCTTTTCAAGGATGAGACCTTGTCTGATCGTGTCCTCAGGATGAAATCCAA TTATGCTGCTCACGGATTGAGGACTTGCGTCGAAGCAGTTATGCTG GTTGAACTATTCAAGCATCCTCATTTGTTGCTGTTTCAAATAcgtaattcaattttcaagcTTCCTGGTGGTCGCATAAGGCCCAATGAATCAG ATATTGATGGCTTGACACGAAAGTTGACGAAGAAGCTTTCTGCCAACGGAGCCTCTGATGCATCTCATTGGGAG GTTAGTGAGTGCCTCGGTATGTGGTGGAGGCCTGACTTTGAGACCTTGCTCTTCCCGTATTTGTCCACTAATGTTAAAGGGGCCAAG GAGTGCACTAAACTTTTCTTGGTCAAGTTGCCGGAGAGTAGAAAATTTGTTGTGCCAAAGAACCTCAAGTTGATCGCAGTTCCTTTATGCCAAATTCACGAAAACCATAAG ACATATGGACCAATTATATCGGGCATTCCGCAGCTTCTTTCCAAGTTCTCCTTCAACATCATCGGAACCTAA
- the LOC101206611 gene encoding T-complex protein 1 subunit beta: protein MAVDKLLKDEASEEKGERARMASFVGAMAIADLVKTTLGPKGMDKILQSTGRGRQVTVTNDGATILKSLHIDNPAAKVLVDISKVQDDEVGDGTTSVVVLAGELLREAEKLVASKIHPMTIIAGYRMAAECARNALLQKVVDNKADLEKFKSDLLKIAMTTLSSKILSQDKEHFAKLAVDAVMRLKGSTNLESIQIIKKPGGSLKDSFLDEGFILDKKIGIGQPKRIENAKILVANTAMDTDKVKIYGARVRVDSMSKVAEIEGAEKEKMREKVKKIIGHGINCFVNRQLIYNFPEELFADAGILAIEHADFDGIERLALVTGGEIASTFDNPESVKLGYCKLIEEIMIGEDKLIHFSGVEMGQACTIVLRGASHHVLDEAERSLHDALCVLSQTVNDSRVVLGGGWPEMIMSKEVDELARKTPGKKSHAIEAFSRALQAIPTIIADNAGLDSADLIAQLRAEHHKEGCNAGIDVITGSVGDMAELGISEAFKVKQAILLSATEAAEMILRVDEIITCAPRRREDRM from the exons ATGGCG GTCGATAAACTTCTGAAAGATGAAGCCAGCGAAGAGAAGGGAGAGCGTGCTAGAATG GCATCATTCGTTGGCGCTATGGCAATTGCTGATTTGGTTAAGACAACATTAGGACCCAAGGGAATG GATAAAATTCTCCAATCTACTGGCAGAGGACGGCAAGTCACTGTCACCAATGATGGTGCCACCATTTTAAAATCTCTCCATATCGACAACCCAGCTGCCAAAGTTCTTGTTG atatttcaaaagttcaaGATGATGAGGTGGGTGATGGTACAACCTCAGTTGTTGTTTTGGCTGGAGAACTTCTAAGGGAGGCAGAGAAGTTGGTTGCTTCAAAGATTCACCCAATGACAATTATAGCag GCTATAGAATGGCTGCAGAATGTGCTCGTAATGCCTTACTGCAGAAAGTGGTGGATAACAAAGCAGATCTAG aaaaatttaaatcagACTTGTTGAAGATTGCAATGACTACTTTGAGTTCCAAAATTCTCTCACAAGACAAGGAACATTTTGCTAAGTTGGCTGTGGATGCTGTAATGAGGCTAAAG GGGAGCACAAACTTGgaatcaattcaaattatcAAGAAACCTGGAGGATCATTGAAGGATTCCTTTTTAGATGAAGG GTTTATTCTTGACAAGAAAATTGGTATTGGCCAACCCAAACGCATAGAGAACGCCAAAATTTTAGTGGCAAATACTGCTATGGATACCGACAAAGTTAAGATTTATGGTGCTCGAGTTCGTGTTGACTCAATGTCAAAAGTTGCTGAGATCGAGGGTgctgaaaaggaaaaaatgagagaaaaggTGAAGAAGATAATTGGTCATGGAATCAACTGCTTTGTTAACAGACAGCTGATCTACAATTTCCCAGAGGAACTATTTGCAGATGCCGGAATACTTGCTATTGAGCATGCTGATTTTGATGGTATTGAACGTCTGGCTTTAGTAACTGGTGGTGAAATTGCTTCAACTTTTGACAATCCCGAATCTGTGAAACTTGGATATTGCAAGTTGATTGAGGAGATTATGATTGGCGAGGACAAACTGATCCATTTTTCAGGTGTGGAAATGGGTCAGGCTTGCACGATTGTACTGAGGGGTGCAAG CCATCACGTCCTTGATGAGGCTGAAAGGTCTTTGCATGATGCCTTGTGTGTACTGTCTCAGACAGTTAATGACAGCAGGGTCGTGCTTGGAGGTGGATGGCCAGAGATGATCATGTCAAAAGAAGTGGATGAGTTGGCTAGAAAGACTCCCGGAAAGAAATCACATGCTATTGAAGCTTTTTCACGGGCTCTGCAGGCTATTCCAACAATCATTGCTGATAATGCTGGGTTGGATAGTGCTGACTTGATTGCACAGCTCCGGGCTGAGCATCACAAGGAGGGTTGCAATGCAGGGATTGATGTCATCACTGGATCG GTAGGAGATATGGCAGAACTTGGTATTTCTGAAGCATTCAAAGTGAAGCAAGCCATATTACTTTCTGCAACAGAGGCAGCTGAGATGATTCTTAGAGTTGATGAAATCATTACTTGTGCCCCCAGGAGGAGAGAGGATAGAATGTAA
- the LOC101206374 gene encoding mitogen-activated protein kinase kinase 2: MKKDTSMNSNLKLILPPPDELTFGFITRSGTFTDGDLLVNKDGVRIVSQTDDESPPPIKPSDNHLSLADLDSIKVIGKGNGGIVQLVRHKWTNQFFALKVIQMNAEESYCRLVAKELKINQLAQNPYIVVCYQIFYDNGAIFIILEYMDGGSLADLLKKVETVLEPYLAAICYQVLNGLIYLHHEKHVIHRDLKPSNLLINHRGEVKITDFGVSAILANTADQANSFVGTYAYMSPERLNGDKYDNKSDIWSLGLILLECATGQFPYAPPDKEKGWEGFFDVMVAVVELASPSAPEQFSPEFCSFISSCLQKDPQKRSSARELLVHPFIKKFENFDVDLAAYFKDAGSPLATF, from the exons ATGAAGAAGGACACCTCCATGAATTCTAACTTAAAGCTTATTCTACCTCCTCCCGACGAACTTACCTTTGGCTTCAT AACTCGAAGCGGTACTTTCACCGATGGCGATTTGCTTGTTAATAAGGACGGCGTGCGGATTGTTTCTCAAACGGACGACGAAAGT CCTCCACCAATAAAGCCCTCAGACAACCATTTGTCTTTAGCAGATTTAGACTCGATAAAAGTCATTGGGAAAGGAAATGGTGGAATTGTTCAATTAGTCCGACATAAATGGACCAACCAGTTTTTTGCTCTAAAG GTGATTCAAATGAATGCCGAGGAATCTTATTGTCGGTTGGTTGCTAAGGAGCTAAAAATTAATCAGTTGGCACAAAACCCTTACATCGTTGTCTGTTATCAAATCTTCTATGACAATGGTGCCATTTTCATTATCTTGGAATACATGGATGGTGGATCGCTTGCAGATCTTCtgaaaaaagttgaaacaGTCCTTGAGCCGTATCTTGCAGCCATTTGTTACCAG GTACTAAACGGGTTAATATACCTTCACCATGAAAAACATGTCATCCACAGAGACCTTAAGCcttcaaatttattgataaatcATAGAGGCGAAGTTAAGATTACTGACTTTGGTGTAAGCGCTATACTGGCGAATACGGCCGATCAAGCAAATTCTTTTGTTGGCACATATGCTTACATGTCT CCGGAGAGACTCAATGGGGACAAATACGACAACAAAAGTGACATATGGAGTTTGGGTTTGATTTTGCTTGAATGTGCGACGGGTCAATTTCCATATGCTCCACcagataaagaaaaaggatgggAAGGCTTTTTTGATGTTATGGTGGCCGTAGTAGAACTAGCATCACCTTCTGCGCCCGAACAATTTTCTCCAGAgttttgctctttcatttcttcatg CTTACAGAAAGACCCACAGAAGAGAAGCTCTGCACGTGAACTTCTG GTGCATCCTTTCATCAAAAAGTTCGAGAACTTCGATGTAGATCTCGCAGCTTACTTCAAAGATGCTGGTTCTCCATTGGCAACCTTCTAA
- the LOC101213999 gene encoding U-box domain-containing protein 34 — MVVFSKAMTSVAIAVNGVRGGKGGGGSRRAVRWAVENLLPTADRFILVHVMPKITSIPTPMGDLVAVSELDADVVALYVHDVKQKYEQVFVPFKKLCKREKFLILVETLILEDDNPATALLRYASESGIKSLVLGSCFRTCIARKLKGDSVPSAIMRTASSSFDIYVKYKRRVITRKASTAPSTETDSRQWMLGDTDYYKGSSADSEKSLGTDMSSSYLSIVHQRDDSIGVDSTEQLRTLTEEEDMQSEVESLQLELETTVSLYKQACEELVRTQKKVQSLTQEYLEESRKVTDAVEREQALRKVAAKEKAKHLEAIKELEEAKDLLAKEAYERQLAELDALKESVEKQKIIDTLLTNDRRYRRYTTAEIEAATNFFNEVNVIGEGGYGKVYKSSLDHTPVAIKVFQHDIFEKKDEFLKEVEILSQIRHPHVVLLLGACPERGCLIYEYMENGSLDDHILLRNGKAPLPWSTRFRIVFQVASGLAFLHNSKPEPIIHRDLKPGNILLDRNFVSKISDVGMAKIIGDIVPDNVTAYQNTVLAGTLHYMDPEYQRTGTLRPKSDTYALGVTILQLLTGRQPHGLLLAIENSIASASLADILDKSISNWPLAKAEELARLALKCLKLRCRDRPDLESEVLPILKRLVDFADTFQNEDNGFGNPPSHYFCPILQEVMEDPYIAADGFSYEYVAIKAWLEKHDVSPATKLKLRHSFFIPNYTLRSAIREWRSRVTFSSS, encoded by the exons ATGGTGGTGTTTTCTAAGGCAATGACATCAGTGGCGATTGCCGTTAACGGCGTCCGCGGCGGCAAAGGCGGTGGAGGAAGCCGCCGCGCTGTCAGATGGGCCGTCGAGAATCTCTTGCCGACCGCCGATCGTTTCATATTGGTTCACGTTATGCCCAAAATCACCTCCATCCCAACCccaa tGGGGGATCTTGTGGCTGTCTCAGAACTTGATGCAGATGTGGTAGCTCTTTATGTTCATGATGTGAAACAGAAATATGAACAAGTTTTTGTCCCTTTTAAGAAGTTatgtaaaagagaaaag TTTCTTATTTTGGTAGAAACTTTGATTTTGGAGGATGATAATCCTGCCACTGCACTTTTGAGATATGCATCTGAATCTGGGATTAAAAGCTTGGTTTTGGGTTCTTGTTTTAGAACTTGCATAGCAAG GAAGCTAAAAGGTGATTCAGTACCCTCTGCTATTATGAGAACTGCTTCTAgttcttttgatatttatgttaaatataaGAGAAGAGTTATCACAAGAAAGGCTAGTACTGCTCCATCTACTG AAACTGACTCGAGGCAGTGGATGCTTGGTGACACTGATTACTACAAGGGTTCCAGTGCTGATAGTGAAAAATCATTGGGAACTGATATGTCTTCGTCTTACTTGTCGATTGTTCATCAAAGGGATGACAGCATCGGAGTTGACTCTACTGAGCAACTGCGTACTCTTACTGAGGAG GAAGATATGCAGTCTGAAGTTGAATCTCTGCAGCTAGAACTAGAGACCACTGTTTCCTTGTACAAACAAGCTTGTGAAGAACTAGTACGCACTCAGAAGAAG gTTCAGTCACTTACACAAGAATACCTTGAAGAATCAAGAAAAGTGACTGATGCTGTGGAAAGGGAACAAGCTTTGAGGAAAGTTGCTGCCAAGGAGAAAGCAAAGCACTTGGAAGCCATTAAAGAGCTGGAGGAGGCTAAAGACTTGCTGGCTAAAGAAGCTTATGAAAGACAGTTAGCTGAGCTTGATGCCTTAAAGGAGTCCGTGGAGAAGCAGAAAATTATCGATACTCTTCTGACTAATGATAGGAGATACAGAAGATATACCACTGCTGAAATAGAGGCTGCAACTAATTTCTTCAATGAAGTTAATGTGATCGGCGAGGGAGGATATGGGAAAGTCTATAAAAGCAGTCTTGATCATACCCCTGTAGCCATTAAGGTTTTTCAACACGACATATTCGAGAAAAAAGACGAGTTTCTAAAAGAG GTTGAAATTCTTAGCCAGATACGACATCCACACGTGGTTTTACTGCTTGGAGCTTGTCCCGAGCGAGGTTGCTTGATCTATGAATACATGGAAAATGGAAGCTTAGATGACCATATCTTGCTCCGGAATGGAAAAGCTCCCCTTCCTTGGTCTACTAGATTTAGAATAGTTTTTCAAGTAGCTTCTGGGCTTGCATTTTTACACAATTCAAAGCCAGAGCCTATTATTCATAGAGATCTCAAACCGGGTAATATCTTACTTGACAGAAACTTCGTAAGCAAAATCTCAGATGTTGGAATGGCTAAGATCATTGGCGATATCGTGCCAGACAATGTCACGGCGTACCAGAACACCGTTCTTGCTGGTACTCTACATTACATGGATCCTGAATATCAGAGAACTGGCACACTCCGGCCAAAGTCGGATACTTACGCACTTGGAGTAACAATTCTGCAGTTATTGACTGGGCGACAGCCACACGGTCTTCTTCTCGCTATTGAAAATTCCATTGCAAGCGCTTCCCTTGCAGATATTCTAGACAAGTCAATTAGTAACTGGCCTCTAGCTAAAGCTGAAGAGCTAGCTCGACTTGCATTGAAGTGCTTGAAACTTAGATGCAGGGATAGGCCAGATCTTGAATCCGAAGTTCTTCCAATCCTTAAAAGACTTGTTGATTTTGCAGACACTTTTCAAAATGAAGACAATGGTTTTGGCAACCCCCCCAGCCACTACTTCTGCCCAATCCTCCAG GAAGTCATGGAGGATCCTTATATAGCAGCTGATGGCTTTAGTTATGAGTATGTTGCCATTAAAGCATGGCTCGAGAAACACGACGTATCGCCGGCGACAAAGCTTAAGCTCCggcattctttttttattccaaaCTACACTCTACGTTCTGCCATACGAGAGTGGAGGTCAAGAGTGACATTTTCGTCTTCCTAA
- the LOC101213753 gene encoding lycopene epsilon cyclase, chloroplastic produces MECMGLTARNFAAMAASYTSNLPSTGTRRLRLLCRTESLQFRLRRPSVFVMASAGSESCIAVREGFADDEDYIKGGGSELLFVQMQQNKTMEMQSKLADELPPISVGNGVLDLVVIGCGPAGLALAAESAALGLKVGLIGPDLPFTNNYGVWEDEFKDLGLEGCIEHVWPDTVIYLDDKDPVLIGRAYGRVSRHLLHEELLKKCIKSGVSYLNSRVDSITETATGHSLVACEHDIFVPCRLATVASGAASGKLLQYEVGGPKVSVQTAYGVEVEVENNPYDPSLMVFMDYRDYAKQENSSLEAQYPTFLYAMPMSPTKVFFEETCLASKEAMPFDLLKKKLMSRLKTMGIRIVKTYEEEWSYIPVGGSLPNTEQKNLAFGAAASMVHPATGYSVVRSLSEAPKYASVIAKVLKQGQLKDGLASGRNYGNISMQAWNTLWPRERKRQRAFFLFGLALIVQLDIEGIRTFFRTFFQLPDWMWQGFLGSTLSSGDLALFALYMFVIAPNDLRMCLVKHLLSDPTGATMIRTYLTVA; encoded by the exons ATGGAGTGTATGGGACTCACTGCTCGGAACTTTGCGGCAATGGCCGCTTCTTATACCTCTAATCTACCTTCCACTGGAACTAGGAGACTCCGGTTATTATGTAGAACAGAAAGTCTTCAGTTCCGTTTGCGTCGTCCTTCGGTGTTTGTTATGGCAAGTGCTGGAAGTGAGAGTTGTATCGCAGTCAGAGAAGGATTCGCAGACGACGAAGATTATATCAAGGGCGGTGGCTCTGAGCTTCTGTTTGTTCAAATGCAGCAGAACAAGACGATGGAGATGCAGTCCAAGCTCGCCGACGAG CTACCGCCAATATCAGTTGGAAATGGCGTATTGGACTTGGTTGTTATTGGTTGTGGTCCTGCTGGTCTTGCTCTGGCTGCGGAATCGGCTGCTTTGGGGTTAAAAGTTGGACTCATTGGTCCAGATCTGccatttacaaataattatggCGTGTGGGAAGATGAATTTAAAG ATCTTGGGCTTGAAGGGTGTATAGAGCATGTATGGCCGGATACAGTCATATATCTTGATGACAAGGATCCTGTTCTTATTGGCCGTGCATATGGACGTGTTAGTAGGCATTTGCTTCACGAAGAGCTGCTTAAAAA GTGTATCAAGTCGGGTGTTTCATATCTCAACTCCAGAGTGGACAGCATTACGGAAACTGCCACTGGCCATAGCCTTGTAGCCTGTGAACATGATATTTTTGTTCCGTGCAG ACTGGCAACAGTTGCATCAGGAGCAGCTTCAGGTAAATTGTTGCAGTACGAGGTTGGTGGGCCAAAGGTGTCTGTCCAAACAGCTTATGGTGTGGAGGTTGAG GTGGAAAACAATCCTTATGATCCAAGTCTTATGGTTTTTATGGACTACAGGGACTACGCAAAGCAAGAAAATTCTTCTTTAGAAGCACAATATCCTACATTTCTTTACGCCATGCCCATGTCTCCGACAAAAGTATTCTTTGAG GAAACTTGTTTAGCTTCAAAAGAAGCTATGCCATTTGAtctgttaaagaaaaaactcatgTCTAGATTAAAGACAATGGGGATCCGAATAGTGAAAACATATGAAGAG GAATGGTCTTATATTCCAGTTGGTGGATCCTTGCCAAACACAGAGCAGAAAAACCTCGCATTTGGTGCAGCTGCCAGCATGGTACATCCAGCCACCG GTTATTCAGTTGTTAGATCTCTGTCTGAAGCTCCAAAATATGCTTCTGTTATTGCAAAAGTTTTGAAGCAAGGACAGCTAAAGGATGGTCTTGCTAGCGGAAGAAATTATGGGAATATCTCAATGCAGG CGTGGAACACTCTTTGGCCACGAGAAAGGAAACGCCAGAGAgcattttttctctttgggCTTGCACTGATTGTTCAACTGGACATTGAAGGCATTCGAACATTTTTCCGGACTTTCTTCCAATTGCCAGATTG GATGTGGCAAGGATTCCTTGGATCTACTTTATCTTCAGGAGACCTTGCACTTTTTGCATTGTATATGTTCGTCATTGCTCCAAATGACCTAAGAATGTGCCTCGTTAAACATCTCCTTTCTGATCCCACTGGAGCAACCATGATAAGAACATATCTCACAGTAGCTTGA